The following are encoded in a window of Chlorocebus sabaeus isolate Y175 chromosome 10, mChlSab1.0.hap1, whole genome shotgun sequence genomic DNA:
- the SFT2D3 gene encoding vesicle transport protein SFT2C, whose amino-acid sequence MADLHRQLQEYLAQGKGGGPAAAEPLLATGKAEEPGDGPAGAWLGRAGLPWTWARSPGESAVAGPACLPSVTRGQRLAAGGGCLLLAALCFGLAALYAPVLLLRARKFALLWSLGSALALAGGALLRGGAACGRLLRCEEAPSRPSLLYTAALGATLFAALGLRSTLLTVLGAGAQVAALLAGLVGLLPWGGGTALRLALGRLGRGAGLTKVLPV is encoded by the coding sequence ATGGCGGACCTCCACCGCCAGTTGCAGGAGTACCTGGCGCAGGGGAAAGGGGGCGGCCCGGCGGCCGCGGAGCCGCTGCTCGCCACGGGGAAGGCGGAGGAGCCCGGGGACGGGCCGGCAGGGGCGTGGCTGGGCCGCGCTGGCCTACCCTGGACCTGGGCGCGGAGCCCTGGGGAGTCGGCGGTGGCGGGCCCGGCGTGCCTGCCCAGCGTGACGCGCGGGCAGCGGCTGGCGGCGGGCGGCGGGTGCCTGCTGCTGGCGGCACTCTGTTTCGGCCTGGCTGCGCTCTACGCGCCGGTGCTGCTGCTGCGCGCGCGCAAGTTCGCGCTGCTCTGGTCGCTGGGCTCGGCGCTGGCGCTGGCGGGAGGCGCGCTGCTGCGGGGCGGCGCGGCGTGTGGGCGCCTGCTGCGCTGCGAGGAAGCGCCCTCCCGGCCCTCGCTGCTCTACACGGCAGCGCTGGGCGCCACGCTGTTCGCCGCGCTGGGCCTGCGCAGCACGCTGCTCACGGTGCTGGGCGCGGGCGCGCAGGTAGCCGCGCTGCTGGCCGGGCTGGTCGGGCTGCTGCCCTGGGGCGGCGGCACCGCGCTGCGCCTCGCGCTGGGTCGCCTGGGCCGCGGCGCCGGCCTCACCAAGGTGCTGCCCGTGTGA